Proteins encoded by one window of Halobacteriovorax sp. GB3:
- a CDS encoding FHA domain-containing protein, with translation MNSEHYVLEIRLPGQAPVRYEIEKKIALGSDARCKIHLRDFALSPIHCLFLNKQGVLTIQCGSDNPTIYLEKTALEKGKKYALDSGDKIKIDKIDIIVRIEEEEELPDSTLVRNLFPEELQQLKEESIDRPIVDDEHDQLEEQSESSSAFTDENEFDETDELPRNLSEEDEEDEIPVKAQRTGPTKATSTGANLLKKAEKEVEDRLSEPSIQHDSIDDQDDDEDYSSSTSFFESVTSIIHKALKKDPKSKKKKKSEEPAKPLGLKNSKIPSKARLKNMKTRDVPKLEKSNKKPKVAEEVLENAEVTNELDIVGFIPRLLSILANFSLTHLMIGELGLKIDQSTMKELVKTSRGALSSLGFEDLLPQVFYNTLSTKVLSEGVLQFIIIYFALELLWSLLFGISLPLTFFGAKTNGSGVSKRIKAFFRTFLGMFTFFFVIFDLPAIIKKKTVKELVSVAPISFSNLLFKYLGFVPAILVIFLPLEIPFLLNNGMNSKPAKIRNFKMVPRSELPNRLEILDLTSAFELDQYEVFPRVGRSLQTTAGLDFYRKNSLKRAGIKKKNSLAVLNTINNFKDGNFFFSLTSPNLSEAIDQNSSSKVSDREIEEIIYSAFNISIDSLIDVILSQGPELKRLYELKSSILQLIGVFSDYELEVFQAKGFKVFSFYIKQESQYSVFFVRNNKIENYTLDYSINPEHALLLAEHLFANAELYANKALKTVQITPFKLSHLVSLYKEKQEEPTSEELQLFVEFYKDKMKSIEFAKEPTRKQKIVKGHLKELISLFQELFSEGEVINSPEFQELQGLLALE, from the coding sequence ATGAATAGCGAACATTACGTTCTAGAAATACGTCTGCCTGGTCAAGCACCAGTTCGATATGAAATCGAAAAGAAAATCGCTCTTGGAAGTGATGCCCGTTGCAAAATTCATTTAAGAGATTTTGCACTCTCTCCAATTCACTGTCTCTTTCTCAATAAGCAAGGAGTCCTTACCATCCAGTGTGGAAGTGACAACCCTACAATCTATCTTGAAAAAACCGCCCTTGAAAAGGGTAAGAAATATGCACTCGATAGCGGTGATAAAATTAAGATTGATAAGATTGATATTATTGTGCGAATCGAAGAGGAAGAAGAGCTACCAGATAGCACACTTGTTCGTAACCTCTTTCCAGAAGAACTACAACAACTAAAAGAAGAATCTATTGATCGGCCAATCGTTGATGATGAGCACGATCAATTGGAAGAGCAATCAGAAAGTTCAAGTGCTTTTACTGATGAGAATGAATTTGATGAAACGGATGAACTTCCTAGAAATCTAAGTGAGGAAGATGAAGAAGATGAAATTCCTGTTAAAGCTCAAAGAACTGGCCCAACAAAGGCCACAAGCACGGGAGCAAATCTTCTAAAAAAAGCTGAAAAAGAAGTTGAAGATCGCCTAAGTGAGCCATCGATTCAACACGATTCAATCGATGATCAAGATGATGATGAGGACTACTCAAGCTCTACTTCATTTTTTGAATCGGTTACTTCAATCATTCACAAAGCTTTAAAGAAAGATCCTAAATCTAAGAAGAAAAAGAAGTCCGAAGAACCTGCAAAACCACTTGGTCTAAAAAATAGCAAGATTCCTTCTAAGGCCCGTCTCAAAAATATGAAGACCAGAGATGTGCCTAAGTTAGAAAAGAGCAATAAAAAACCAAAAGTAGCTGAAGAAGTATTAGAAAATGCCGAAGTAACAAATGAACTTGATATCGTAGGTTTTATTCCTAGACTTCTTTCAATTTTAGCAAACTTCTCGCTTACACACTTGATGATTGGTGAGCTCGGTTTAAAGATTGATCAATCGACAATGAAAGAGCTCGTTAAAACCTCTCGCGGAGCACTTTCATCTCTAGGTTTTGAAGACCTTCTCCCGCAAGTTTTCTACAACACCTTATCAACAAAAGTTCTAAGTGAAGGTGTTTTACAATTTATCATCATATACTTCGCCTTAGAGCTTCTTTGGTCCCTACTCTTTGGAATTAGTCTTCCTTTAACTTTCTTTGGTGCAAAGACAAATGGCAGTGGTGTTTCAAAAAGAATTAAAGCATTCTTTAGAACATTCCTAGGCATGTTTACTTTCTTCTTTGTCATATTTGACTTACCAGCGATAATTAAAAAGAAGACGGTTAAAGAACTTGTCTCAGTAGCGCCAATATCTTTTAGTAACCTTCTCTTTAAATATCTTGGTTTTGTACCAGCAATTCTTGTTATCTTTCTACCACTAGAAATTCCATTTCTTTTAAACAATGGAATGAATTCTAAACCAGCAAAAATAAGAAACTTCAAAATGGTGCCTAGGAGTGAATTGCCAAACCGCCTCGAGATCCTCGATCTCACAAGTGCTTTTGAACTCGATCAATACGAAGTCTTCCCTCGTGTCGGTAGAAGTCTTCAAACGACAGCTGGACTTGATTTTTACCGTAAAAATTCATTAAAAAGAGCCGGTATTAAAAAGAAGAACTCACTTGCCGTACTCAATACGATAAATAACTTTAAAGACGGAAACTTCTTTTTCTCTTTAACAAGCCCTAATCTTTCTGAGGCCATAGACCAGAATAGCTCATCGAAAGTTAGCGATCGTGAAATAGAAGAGATTATTTATAGTGCTTTTAATATTTCGATCGATTCACTAATTGATGTCATTCTTTCACAAGGTCCAGAACTCAAAAGGCTTTATGAATTAAAGAGCTCTATCCTTCAACTGATTGGTGTTTTCTCTGATTATGAATTAGAAGTCTTTCAAGCAAAGGGCTTCAAAGTCTTTTCTTTTTATATTAAGCAGGAGTCACAGTACTCAGTTTTCTTTGTTAGAAATAATAAAATTGAAAACTACACTCTCGACTACAGTATCAATCCTGAGCATGCACTCTTGTTAGCAGAGCATCTCTTTGCCAATGCAGAACTCTATGCCAATAAAGCGCTTAAAACAGTTCAGATAACACCATTTAAACTCTCTCATCTTGTCTCTCTTTATAAAGAGAAGCAAGAGGAGCCAACGAGTGAAGAACTTCAACTTTTTGTTGAGTTTTATAAGGATAAAATGAAGTCCATTGAGTTTGCTAAAGAGCCTACTCGCAAACAAAAAATAGTTAAAGGGCATCTCAAAGAACTCATCTCTCTTTTTCAAGAGCTCTTTTCCGAGGGAGAAGTCATTAACTCTCCAGAATTTCAAGAACTCCAGGGACTTTTGGCCCTAGAGTAA
- a CDS encoding outer membrane beta-barrel protein: MKKLLLVLCATLMVNAQAGVLVEPYLGYRLVSGEDSNSSKTEYDYNGSVIGGRLGYQFLGFMGGLDYSRGLGAYELEQKDSSGTSKNDYTQSSFGLFAGYELPILLRAWVTYWMSNKLEGDSGAVNGDEFNGSGYGLGIGFTGLPFVSLNLEYRNMTYDEFFDKAAGTTTALSGDSEIGMSEILLSVSLPLDF, from the coding sequence ATGAAAAAGTTATTACTTGTTCTTTGTGCGACGTTGATGGTTAACGCGCAAGCTGGTGTTCTAGTTGAGCCTTATCTAGGTTACCGTTTAGTTTCTGGTGAAGATTCTAATTCATCTAAAACTGAATATGATTACAATGGATCAGTTATTGGTGGACGCCTTGGTTACCAATTTCTAGGTTTCATGGGTGGTCTTGATTATTCAAGAGGACTAGGAGCCTATGAGTTAGAGCAAAAAGATAGTTCTGGGACTTCTAAAAATGATTATACGCAAAGCTCTTTTGGACTATTTGCTGGTTATGAGCTTCCAATTCTCTTAAGAGCATGGGTTACTTACTGGATGAGCAATAAGCTTGAAGGTGATAGCGGAGCTGTTAATGGAGATGAATTCAATGGTAGTGGTTATGGACTTGGAATTGGTTTCACAGGACTTCCATTTGTTTCTCTAAACCTTGAATACCGTAATATGACGTACGATGAATTTTTTGATAAAGCAGCAGGGACAACGACTGCTCTTAGCGGAGATTCTGAGATTGGAATGAGTGAAATTCTTCTTTCTGTTTCTCTTCCACTTGATTTCTAG
- a CDS encoding acetoacetate--CoA ligase, producing MEEKLLWSPSQSRIEKTQMYQFAKRMKEKGFVDTLDYKDLHTWSVEHKESFWTELIEYFDIDMNFEKGSVLGEDNFESYSWFPGASLNFAKNLLKKGRDEKIALNAVYESGKSVKTSYKELRSKVSRFQQALDPFFNKGDVLACYMPNISETVISMLAATSLGGTFTSTSSDFGVEGVVDRFGQSRPKVLVAACGYEYNGKYFDCLDKIKRIQSELPFIEKIILVNFTGGEVDISGIENAIMFEDFLAETEKELKFVDVSFDSPLYIMYSSGTTGKPKCIVHSTGGVLLQHVKELGLHSDLNENKNIMFFTTCGWMMWNWLVSSLYFGATTTLYEGSPAIPSLSGFLDIINREEIHIFGTSPKFLRALEDSGEEISTFDSLESILSTGAPLLSDQYDFIYSKIKSDILVASISGGTDIIGCFMLGCPILPVYRGELQCLGLGMDVACFDSNGKALIEKEGELVCRQTFPSRPLYFLGDDKGERIRDAYFNAFKDTWHHGDFITLTNRGTVIVHGRSDATLNPGGVRIGTAEIYRQTETLSYLEDSICVGKQIDGDVDVYLFVKMIDGESLTDERIGEIKTLIRKNTTPRHMPKVVLPVKGIPYTRSGKKMELAVSRLINGKELTNIEAVSNPECLSEYK from the coding sequence ATGGAAGAAAAACTCCTGTGGAGTCCTAGTCAAAGTAGGATCGAGAAAACTCAAATGTACCAATTTGCAAAACGTATGAAAGAGAAAGGTTTTGTTGATACTCTTGATTATAAAGATTTGCATACATGGTCTGTCGAGCACAAAGAATCTTTTTGGACGGAGTTGATTGAGTACTTTGATATTGATATGAACTTTGAAAAAGGTTCAGTCTTAGGTGAGGATAATTTTGAGAGCTACAGTTGGTTTCCTGGAGCAAGTCTCAATTTTGCAAAGAACTTACTTAAAAAGGGGCGTGATGAAAAGATCGCTCTTAATGCCGTTTATGAATCGGGAAAGTCTGTTAAAACAAGTTACAAAGAACTTCGATCGAAGGTCTCTCGATTTCAACAAGCGCTTGATCCTTTCTTTAATAAAGGTGATGTGTTGGCCTGCTACATGCCAAATATTAGTGAAACGGTCATTTCTATGCTTGCGGCCACTTCTTTAGGTGGAACATTCACATCGACTTCTTCTGATTTTGGTGTCGAAGGTGTTGTGGATCGTTTTGGCCAGTCAAGGCCGAAAGTTCTCGTAGCTGCTTGTGGTTATGAATATAATGGTAAGTATTTCGATTGCCTTGATAAGATAAAAAGAATTCAAAGTGAACTTCCTTTCATTGAAAAAATTATTCTCGTAAATTTTACTGGCGGCGAAGTCGATATTTCAGGTATTGAAAATGCCATTATGTTTGAAGACTTTTTGGCTGAAACAGAAAAGGAGTTAAAGTTCGTTGATGTCAGCTTTGATTCTCCACTTTATATTATGTACTCAAGTGGAACAACGGGAAAACCAAAGTGTATCGTTCATAGCACTGGTGGTGTTCTTCTACAGCACGTAAAAGAGTTGGGACTTCATAGTGATCTCAATGAAAATAAAAATATTATGTTCTTTACCACTTGTGGTTGGATGATGTGGAATTGGCTTGTCAGCTCTCTCTATTTCGGAGCGACAACGACTCTTTATGAGGGATCTCCGGCAATACCAAGTCTTAGTGGTTTTTTAGATATTATTAATAGAGAGGAAATTCATATTTTTGGAACCTCTCCTAAGTTCCTAAGGGCCCTTGAAGATAGCGGTGAGGAGATTTCAACATTTGATTCCCTCGAATCGATCCTTTCTACAGGTGCGCCACTTCTTAGTGATCAATACGATTTCATTTATTCTAAAATTAAAAGTGACATCTTAGTTGCAAGTATTAGTGGGGGAACTGATATCATTGGTTGTTTCATGCTTGGTTGTCCTATTCTTCCCGTTTATCGAGGAGAGCTGCAATGTTTAGGTCTTGGAATGGATGTGGCCTGCTTTGATTCAAATGGAAAGGCCCTTATTGAAAAAGAAGGGGAGCTTGTTTGTCGTCAAACTTTCCCAAGTCGTCCTCTCTACTTCTTAGGAGATGATAAGGGAGAGCGAATTAGAGATGCTTACTTCAACGCTTTCAAAGATACTTGGCACCATGGTGACTTTATTACCTTAACTAATAGAGGGACTGTTATTGTTCATGGGCGTAGTGATGCAACGTTAAATCCTGGTGGTGTTCGAATTGGTACTGCCGAGATTTACAGACAAACTGAAACGCTTTCTTACTTAGAAGATTCTATTTGTGTTGGTAAGCAGATTGACGGTGATGTTGATGTGTATCTCTTCGTTAAAATGATTGATGGAGAGAGCTTAACAGATGAGCGTATCGGTGAGATTAAGACGCTGATAAGAAAAAATACGACACCAAGGCACATGCCTAAGGTTGTTCTTCCTGTGAAAGGAATTCCCTATACAAGAAGTGGTAAAAAAATGGAATTAGCTGTTAGTCGACTGATTAATGGTAAAGAGCTCACGAATATTGAAGCTGTCTCAAATCCAGAATGTTTAAGCGAGTACAAATAA
- a CDS encoding DUF3943 domain-containing protein: protein MKVKALLAGLLLAQSITGFSADLDFKFGSKEHLQELEKQRQIKEQREWMFNPMSSFVSKEKWEEINDNIQQENEQKRKFSQGRVITIDTRDQKACRAIQEELENKGQALAQTQSMCDLDKENPYSSVIIVDGEQRRPIEFGDMNPKTKTMLRQTRNFSVLGAGMIGFLYLLPESVTNWDKDEMNNLGNKYKENIKEGPVQDKDHWAINYIGHSYSGAIYYVVARHAGLNQMQSFGYSVLMSTFFWEYGLEAFAEVPSIQDLLITPILGSLLGEAFIKWEEKIKDNKGELLGSKKLGSVALGLMDPAGALLDSVNGLFEAEIFKEANTHWFYNPGQQFYDGQNNHSEPVIGVRFELKF, encoded by the coding sequence ATGAAAGTGAAAGCACTCTTGGCCGGCCTTCTATTGGCCCAATCAATCACAGGTTTTTCCGCTGATTTAGACTTTAAATTTGGCTCTAAAGAGCATTTACAAGAGCTAGAAAAGCAAAGGCAAATCAAAGAACAACGTGAATGGATGTTTAATCCAATGTCTTCATTTGTCTCAAAAGAAAAATGGGAAGAAATTAACGACAATATCCAACAAGAGAACGAACAAAAAAGAAAGTTCTCACAAGGTCGAGTCATCACTATTGATACTCGCGATCAAAAGGCCTGTCGTGCCATTCAAGAAGAATTAGAAAATAAAGGACAAGCTCTCGCTCAAACTCAGAGCATGTGTGATCTCGATAAAGAGAACCCTTATAGTTCAGTTATTATAGTTGATGGTGAGCAACGTCGTCCGATTGAATTTGGCGATATGAATCCTAAAACAAAAACGATGTTAAGACAGACAAGAAACTTCTCTGTCCTCGGTGCGGGGATGATTGGCTTTCTCTACCTCCTCCCAGAAAGTGTTACGAATTGGGATAAAGATGAGATGAATAATCTTGGCAATAAGTATAAAGAAAATATCAAAGAAGGACCAGTTCAAGACAAAGACCACTGGGCGATTAACTATATTGGTCACTCATACTCAGGTGCGATTTACTATGTTGTCGCAAGACACGCAGGATTAAATCAAATGCAATCATTTGGTTATAGTGTTCTTATGTCTACTTTCTTTTGGGAATATGGACTTGAGGCCTTTGCTGAAGTTCCGTCTATTCAAGACCTTTTGATTACACCTATTCTTGGTTCTCTTCTTGGTGAAGCCTTCATCAAATGGGAAGAGAAGATTAAAGATAATAAAGGCGAACTTCTAGGATCAAAAAAGCTAGGCTCTGTAGCTCTTGGACTTATGGACCCTGCAGGTGCCCTTTTAGATAGTGTTAATGGACTATTTGAAGCGGAAATTTTTAAAGAGGCCAACACGCATTGGTTCTATAACCCTGGCCAGCAGTTTTATGATGGGCAAAATAATCATTCCGAACCAGTTATCGGAGTTAGATTCGAATTAAAATTCTAA
- a CDS encoding ATP-dependent helicase, translating to MISLAGLNDKQREAAETIEGPVLILAGAGSGKTRTLTYRIAHMVDNLGIPPKNILAVSFTNKAAKEMRERVQALLSKRQTKGMTLATFHSLGLKILKKEIEKLGYHKNFSIYDTSDQLAILRDALKHYNADKSFKREDLLSKIGNLKNAGITADDYADSSFFDDEDPYCHATLYCYEYYQDKLKFYNAIDFDDILLLTVRLFDENPDIAKEYSEQFQYIMIDEYQDTNTLQFNLVLHLTCTHNNLCVVGDDDQAIYSFRGADITNILSFEKNFQGAKVVKLEQNYRSISPILQLANRVIKENKNRRDKSLWSEWKSDFKPLLWKMADTDHEAAVVVEEIVKHQSKGGHLGDIAILYRSNTQVQPFEDELRLSQVPYTIVGGQKLYEKKEVKDLMAYLFVILNPKDQMSLRRILNVPNRGIGNRTLEKFLEKMEQEEITLYEALRRFPDVDPNRKQYIKDFTDLIDEFKETFKRHSLSESISLLVEKLHYFEYIAKNYDSLKQIDRRKNDVNQFIESAARFSEKQAEKADLKMFVERLLLQDSQDKRDEEDEDDDVRKNEVTLMTLHSSKGLEFNTVFLVGMEEELLPHKKTVKQGEDVSEERRLCYVGITRAQKKLYMTYCKERKLYGAKTPRYPSRFIFELDKEDLLQIQDRTNFGHMSKDEAEEYKSDFFKGLMNLLDE from the coding sequence ATGATTTCTCTTGCCGGTCTCAATGACAAACAACGCGAAGCGGCTGAAACCATTGAAGGCCCCGTTCTTATTTTAGCGGGTGCTGGCAGTGGTAAAACCCGAACGCTTACCTATAGAATCGCCCATATGGTCGACAATTTAGGCATACCTCCAAAAAACATTTTGGCGGTTAGTTTTACAAATAAGGCAGCAAAAGAAATGAGAGAGAGAGTCCAGGCCCTCCTCTCGAAACGTCAGACCAAAGGAATGACTCTTGCGACATTTCACTCTCTAGGACTAAAGATTCTAAAAAAAGAGATTGAGAAGCTTGGTTATCACAAAAACTTTTCTATCTATGACACAAGTGACCAGTTAGCAATTTTACGCGATGCTCTTAAGCACTATAATGCTGATAAGAGTTTTAAAAGAGAAGATCTACTTTCAAAAATAGGTAATCTTAAAAACGCAGGAATTACGGCTGACGATTACGCCGATAGCAGTTTCTTCGATGATGAAGACCCCTATTGTCATGCAACTCTCTATTGCTATGAATACTATCAAGACAAATTGAAATTCTATAATGCAATCGATTTCGATGACATTCTTCTTTTAACTGTGCGACTCTTTGATGAAAATCCAGACATTGCAAAAGAATACTCTGAGCAATTTCAATATATCATGATCGATGAATACCAAGATACCAACACCCTTCAGTTTAATCTGGTCCTTCATCTTACATGCACTCATAACAACCTTTGTGTGGTTGGCGACGATGATCAGGCGATTTATTCTTTTAGAGGTGCCGATATTACCAACATCCTTTCTTTTGAAAAGAACTTCCAGGGTGCAAAAGTGGTTAAACTAGAGCAAAACTACCGCTCTATTTCTCCAATTTTACAACTGGCAAACAGAGTTATCAAAGAAAATAAAAATAGAAGAGATAAATCTCTTTGGAGTGAATGGAAAAGTGATTTCAAACCACTTTTATGGAAGATGGCCGACACAGATCACGAAGCAGCAGTTGTCGTTGAGGAAATCGTAAAGCACCAATCCAAAGGTGGTCACCTTGGAGATATTGCGATTCTTTATCGTTCAAATACACAGGTTCAACCCTTCGAAGATGAACTTAGACTCTCGCAAGTACCTTATACGATTGTTGGTGGTCAAAAACTCTACGAGAAAAAAGAAGTTAAAGACCTAATGGCCTATCTCTTTGTGATTCTTAATCCCAAAGATCAAATGTCTCTTAGAAGAATTCTCAACGTTCCCAATAGAGGAATTGGAAATAGAACTCTCGAGAAGTTTTTAGAGAAAATGGAACAAGAAGAAATCACACTCTACGAGGCCCTTAGAAGATTTCCTGATGTTGACCCCAACAGAAAGCAATATATTAAAGACTTCACTGATTTAATTGATGAGTTTAAAGAGACTTTTAAACGTCATTCTCTCTCAGAGTCTATTTCACTTCTCGTTGAGAAGTTACATTACTTCGAATATATCGCTAAGAATTATGATTCTTTGAAACAGATTGATCGAAGAAAAAATGATGTGAACCAATTTATTGAATCCGCAGCACGCTTTAGTGAAAAGCAGGCAGAAAAGGCCGATTTAAAAATGTTTGTTGAGCGACTTCTCTTACAAGATTCTCAAGATAAAAGAGATGAAGAAGATGAAGATGACGATGTCAGAAAGAATGAAGTTACTTTGATGACACTTCACTCATCAAAAGGCCTCGAGTTTAATACCGTCTTTCTCGTTGGGATGGAAGAAGAACTTCTCCCGCACAAGAAAACCGTTAAACAAGGCGAAGATGTTTCAGAAGAGAGAAGACTCTGTTATGTAGGAATTACAAGAGCTCAAAAAAAGCTCTATATGACCTACTGTAAAGAGCGAAAGCTCTATGGAGCCAAGACTCCTCGCTACCCATCGCGCTTTATTTTCGAATTAGACAAAGAGGATCTTCTCCAGATTCAAGATAGAACAAATTTTGGTCATATGAGTAAAGACGAGGCCGAAGAATACAAGAGTGATTTCTTTAAAGGCCTGATGAACCTATTGGATGAATAA
- the tgt gene encoding tRNA guanosine(34) transglycosylase Tgt, which translates to MTKIQDQVKEHFRFELVHVDKNSGARAGIIHTPHGSIPTPVFMPVGTHGAMKALQPKELEEMDTKIILSNTYHLHLSPGSSLIKKAGGLHKWMSWPRPILTDSGGFQVFSLQKKSIKEEGAEFRDQAGKKVLLSPETSIEIQQNLGSDIMMAFDECIPFPATKEYTKTSIDRTHRWLDRCIEAWTNPKQALFGIIQGSTYDEYRKECVKELIDRDLPGYAIGGVSVGEGPELMEKIVSFTAPLMPEDKPRYVMGVGNPEDLLMIWENGIDMSDCIIPTKFARGGTLFTNRGKIRIRHKNYRRDFFPVEPNCSCYTCQNFTRSYVKHLFDSNEILGATLTTTHNIAFYKGLAEKAREAILEDRFLEFKKEFLEGYLKENNKEK; encoded by the coding sequence ATGACCAAGATTCAAGACCAAGTAAAAGAACACTTTCGCTTTGAACTCGTTCACGTAGACAAGAACAGTGGTGCCAGAGCGGGGATTATTCACACTCCACATGGATCAATTCCTACACCTGTCTTTATGCCAGTTGGAACCCATGGGGCCATGAAAGCTCTTCAACCAAAAGAGCTCGAAGAAATGGATACGAAAATTATCCTTTCTAACACTTACCACCTTCACTTATCTCCAGGATCTAGCCTTATTAAAAAGGCCGGTGGACTTCATAAGTGGATGAGTTGGCCAAGACCAATTCTGACAGACTCAGGTGGATTTCAAGTATTCTCACTACAAAAGAAAAGCATCAAAGAAGAAGGTGCTGAATTCAGAGACCAGGCCGGTAAGAAAGTACTCCTTTCACCAGAAACGAGTATTGAAATTCAACAAAATCTCGGCTCTGATATTATGATGGCATTTGATGAGTGCATTCCATTTCCTGCTACAAAAGAGTACACGAAGACTTCGATTGATCGAACTCACAGATGGCTTGACCGCTGTATTGAAGCTTGGACAAATCCTAAGCAAGCGCTTTTTGGAATTATTCAGGGTTCGACGTATGATGAATACCGTAAAGAGTGTGTCAAAGAACTTATTGACCGCGACTTACCTGGGTATGCCATTGGTGGTGTTTCTGTCGGTGAAGGCCCTGAGCTCATGGAAAAGATTGTCTCTTTCACTGCACCTCTTATGCCTGAGGATAAGCCACGATACGTTATGGGTGTAGGGAATCCAGAAGACCTTCTCATGATTTGGGAAAATGGAATTGATATGAGTGACTGTATCATTCCAACGAAATTTGCTCGTGGTGGTACGCTCTTTACAAATAGAGGTAAAATTAGAATTCGTCACAAGAACTATCGTCGTGACTTCTTTCCAGTAGAACCAAATTGCAGCTGCTATACTTGCCAAAACTTTACGAGAAGTTATGTTAAGCACCTTTTCGACTCTAACGAGATCTTGGGAGCAACACTTACGACAACTCACAATATCGCCTTCTACAAAGGGCTAGCTGAAAAAGCGCGTGAAGCAATTTTAGAAGATAGATTTTTAGAATTTAAAAAAGAATTTCTAGAAGGATATCTCAAAGAAAATAACAAAGAAAAGTAA